A genomic region of Candidatus Bathyarchaeota archaeon contains the following coding sequences:
- a CDS encoding minichromosome maintenance protein MCM encodes MIIEEANPEIKFQEFFSSFKTESGEYKYRKKLAQMALNESKSLIVDFEDLVSFDSSLAREVVQKPDEFLVYASKSAWAQLKIEDPEYAEQLKIVFVRFRKTLDKTSIRTIGSDLIGTLVTVDGIVVRATPVKPLLMKAAFRCRKCDALTYVEQTGFLMKTLPLCPQCKGKAFDFIEKESTFINHQELRIQEKPEDLPPGQLPRVMDVEVTNDLVDVARPGDRITLTGIVRAKQEMSSRSGKLRTFELYLDANFIDTQGREIEDIEITPEEEEEIKKIASSKDVYEKLIKSIAPSIYGYPEIKEAILYLLFSGVRKHLPDGVTIRGDINVLLVGDPGTAKSALLQYVARIAPRGLYTSGRGSTAAGLTAAVIREKSGGMVLEAGALVLADKGVACIDEIDKMKPEDRVAIHEAMEQQTVSVAKGGIVATLNARASVLAAANPALGRYDPYRLITENINLPVTILSRFDLIFVMKDEPNQEIDEKMSTHILSLHQKKEPPESAPIPPELLRKYISYAKKIEPKLTDGAVEELKSFYLKMRASSGSAQDSPIAITPRQLEALVRLAEARARAALRSEVTAEDAKAIIKLMNASLQNVGIDVTTGKIDIDVIMTGKPKSLRDTMQIVRAAIAELQGEDGIVEEQKLYKTLIEKFELKEDDVKKAVNQLLKEGLLYAPKPGFLKRTIP; translated from the coding sequence TTGATAATTGAAGAAGCAAATCCAGAAATTAAATTTCAAGAGTTTTTTAGTAGTTTTAAAACTGAATCTGGAGAATATAAATATAGAAAAAAATTAGCTCAAATGGCTTTAAATGAATCCAAATCATTAATAGTAGATTTTGAAGATTTAGTTTCTTTTGATAGTAGTTTAGCGAGAGAAGTTGTTCAAAAACCTGATGAATTCCTAGTTTACGCAAGTAAATCAGCTTGGGCTCAATTAAAAATTGAGGACCCTGAATATGCAGAGCAACTTAAAATAGTTTTTGTTAGATTTAGAAAAACGCTAGATAAAACCTCTATAAGAACTATAGGTTCAGATTTAATTGGGACATTAGTGACTGTTGATGGAATTGTTGTAAGAGCAACACCTGTTAAGCCATTGTTAATGAAAGCAGCATTTAGATGTAGAAAATGCGATGCATTAACTTATGTTGAACAAACAGGATTTTTAATGAAAACTCTTCCTTTATGCCCTCAATGTAAAGGAAAAGCATTTGATTTTATAGAAAAAGAATCAACATTTATAAATCATCAAGAATTAAGAATACAAGAAAAACCTGAAGATTTACCTCCAGGACAACTTCCTAGAGTAATGGATGTTGAAGTAACAAATGATTTAGTTGATGTAGCTAGACCTGGAGATAGAATAACTTTAACTGGTATTGTAAGAGCTAAACAAGAGATGTCAAGTAGAAGTGGAAAATTAAGAACTTTCGAGCTTTATTTAGACGCTAACTTCATAGATACACAAGGTAGAGAAATAGAAGATATAGAAATAACACCTGAGGAGGAGGAGGAAATAAAGAAGATAGCTTCATCAAAGGATGTTTATGAAAAATTAATTAAATCTATTGCACCATCAATTTATGGTTATCCAGAAATTAAAGAAGCAATTTTATATCTTTTATTTAGTGGTGTAAGAAAACATTTACCAGATGGTGTAACAATTAGAGGAGATATAAATGTACTTTTAGTTGGCGACCCTGGAACAGCTAAAAGCGCGCTTCTTCAATATGTTGCTAGAATAGCGCCTAGAGGATTATATACAAGCGGTAGAGGGAGCACTGCAGCAGGATTAACTGCCGCAGTAATTAGAGAAAAGTCTGGAGGAATGGTTTTAGAAGCTGGCGCTTTAGTTTTAGCTGATAAAGGAGTGGCATGCATAGATGAAATTGATAAAATGAAACCTGAAGATAGAGTTGCTATTCATGAAGCTATGGAGCAGCAAACAGTAAGTGTAGCTAAAGGGGGAATAGTAGCAACTTTAAATGCTAGAGCTTCAGTATTAGCAGCAGCTAATCCAGCTTTAGGTAGATACGATCCTTATAGGCTTATAACAGAAAACATTAATCTTCCTGTAACAATTTTATCTAGGTTTGATTTAATTTTCGTTATGAAAGATGAACCTAATCAAGAAATAGATGAAAAAATGTCAACGCATATTTTAAGTTTACATCAAAAAAAGGAACCGCCAGAATCAGCGCCTATACCACCTGAATTATTAAGAAAATATATCAGTTACGCTAAAAAAATTGAACCTAAATTAACAGACGGGGCTGTTGAAGAATTAAAAAGTTTTTATCTTAAAATGAGGGCTTCGTCAGGTTCAGCTCAAGATTCTCCAATCGCTATTACACCTCGTCAATTAGAAGCTTTAGTTAGATTAGCTGAAGCGAGAGCAAGAGCAGCTTTAAGAAGCGAAGTTACAGCTGAGGATGCTAAAGCCATAATTAAACTTATGAATGCTTCTCTTCAAAATGTTGGAATTGATGTAACAACAGGTAAAATAGATATAGATGTGATAATGACTGGAAAACCTAAAAGTTTAAGGGATACCATGCAAATTGTAAGAGCTGCGATAGCTGAGCTTCAAGGCGAAGATGGAATCGTAGAAGAGCAAAAACTTTACAAAACTTTAATTGAGAAATTTGAGTTAAAAGAAGATGATGTTAAGAAGGCAGTTAACCAATTGCTTAAAGAAGGCTTATTATATGCACCTAAACCAGGATTTTTAAAACGAACAATTCCATGA
- a CDS encoding DEAD/DEAH box helicase — MKIEELNIPKLIKEAFLKKGYVNLYPPQEDAVKAGVLEGRNVVLASPTASGKTLIAELCILNNLFKLGGKALYLTPLKALTNEKYEEFKEYDGLVKPNGDKIKVAISTGDYDSSDPWLSKYDIVLTTNEKADSLLRHKTQWMKDVSTIVVDEIHLLTDPSRGPTLEVLLTRLMQLNSEMQILALSATIKNACEIAEWINAVPVTTDWRPVPLKEGIYLNGEIKFKDGSVKPIKEYFNDPIIDVALNSVKEGGQTLIFAENRKSAVKLAMKAGLALRKLTSRKPSKILEEIASQILSTGEKTSLSETLAEAIKKGSAFHHAGLEAAHRKIIEEAFKSGKIKILTATPTLAAGVNLPARTVIISSYERYEPGYGRYSISVLEYKQLCGRAGRPKYDNFGEAILIAKTEDEKDYLMKSYVMAEPEKIYSKLAIEKVLRPHVLAVIASGFAYSKKGLMKFFSKTFFAKQYETEVIKTKLNKILSFLIREDLVDMKHNDLIEATSFGKRVSELYIDPLSAVIIRNGLFNSAKELTEFSFLHLISSTPDIIPKFYPRRKEVEELNTFALTHINEFMIDIPEYTYDEEFLAEVKCAKVLLDWINETSEENILKFYNVEPGDLFRLVETASWLLYATYELAKLFNLKSFLNQLNQLVIRVKYGIKDELIQLASLEGVGRVRARMLFNAGFKTIEDLKKASIMDLIKVPSIGLKLSKKIKEQVGGKISAEELKFIKERKETKQELLIE, encoded by the coding sequence ATGAAAATAGAAGAACTTAATATTCCAAAGCTTATTAAAGAAGCGTTTTTAAAAAAAGGTTATGTTAATCTTTATCCACCGCAAGAAGATGCTGTTAAAGCAGGAGTTCTCGAAGGAAGAAACGTGGTTTTAGCAAGTCCAACAGCTAGTGGAAAAACGTTAATAGCTGAACTTTGCATTTTAAATAATCTTTTTAAGTTAGGAGGGAAAGCACTTTATTTAACTCCTTTAAAAGCTTTAACAAATGAAAAATATGAAGAATTTAAGGAATATGATGGTTTAGTGAAGCCCAATGGAGATAAAATCAAAGTTGCAATTTCTACAGGAGATTATGATAGTTCTGATCCATGGTTAAGTAAGTATGATATAGTATTAACTACAAATGAGAAAGCTGATAGCCTTTTAAGACATAAAACACAATGGATGAAGGATGTTTCAACAATTGTAGTTGATGAAATTCATCTTTTAACGGATCCATCTAGAGGGCCAACGCTAGAGGTTCTTCTCACTAGATTAATGCAGCTTAATTCAGAAATGCAAATTTTAGCTTTAAGCGCAACAATAAAAAATGCTTGTGAAATAGCTGAATGGATTAATGCTGTTCCAGTAACAACGGATTGGCGTCCAGTTCCACTAAAGGAGGGTATATATTTAAATGGAGAAATTAAATTTAAAGATGGTTCAGTAAAACCTATTAAGGAATACTTTAATGATCCTATTATAGATGTGGCTTTAAATTCTGTAAAGGAGGGGGGACAAACATTAATTTTTGCTGAAAACAGAAAGAGCGCAGTTAAATTAGCTATGAAAGCTGGATTGGCTTTGAGAAAATTGACTTCTAGAAAACCATCTAAAATTCTCGAGGAAATAGCTTCTCAAATTCTTTCTACTGGAGAAAAAACAAGTTTAAGCGAAACTTTAGCTGAAGCCATTAAAAAGGGAAGCGCTTTCCATCATGCAGGTTTAGAAGCTGCTCATAGAAAAATTATTGAAGAAGCTTTTAAATCTGGAAAAATAAAGATTTTAACAGCTACACCAACTTTAGCTGCAGGTGTTAATCTTCCAGCTAGAACAGTTATAATAAGTAGCTATGAAAGATATGAACCTGGCTATGGTAGATACTCAATTTCAGTTTTAGAATATAAACAACTATGTGGTAGAGCTGGAAGACCTAAATATGACAATTTTGGAGAAGCTATTTTAATAGCGAAAACTGAAGATGAAAAAGATTATTTAATGAAGAGTTATGTTATGGCTGAACCGGAGAAAATTTATTCTAAATTGGCTATAGAAAAGGTTCTTAGGCCACATGTTTTAGCAGTGATAGCTTCAGGATTTGCTTATAGTAAAAAAGGTTTAATGAAGTTTTTTTCAAAAACATTTTTCGCTAAACAATATGAAACTGAAGTTATAAAAACAAAATTAAATAAAATTTTATCTTTTCTAATTAGAGAAGATTTAGTTGATATGAAACATAATGATTTAATTGAAGCAACTTCTTTTGGAAAAAGAGTTTCAGAACTTTATATAGATCCTTTATCAGCTGTAATAATTAGGAATGGTTTATTTAATTCAGCTAAAGAATTAACTGAATTTAGTTTTCTTCATTTAATATCTAGCACACCTGACATAATACCTAAATTTTATCCAAGAAGAAAAGAAGTTGAAGAGCTTAATACATTTGCTTTAACACATATAAATGAGTTTATGATTGATATTCCAGAATATACATATGATGAAGAGTTTTTAGCTGAAGTAAAATGTGCTAAAGTGCTTTTAGATTGGATAAATGAAACATCTGAAGAAAATATTCTAAAATTTTACAATGTTGAACCTGGGGATTTATTTAGATTGGTTGAAACAGCTAGCTGGTTACTTTATGCTACTTATGAATTAGCTAAATTATTTAATCTTAAAAGTTTTCTAAATCAATTAAATCAACTTGTTATTAGAGTTAAATATGGAATTAAAGATGAATTAATTCAATTAGCTAGTTTAGAAGGTGTAGGAAGAGTTAGAGCAAGAATGCTTTTTAACGCAGGATTCAAAACAATAGAAGACTTAAAAAAAGCTTCAATAATGGATTTAATAAAGGTTCCATCAATAGGTTTAAAATTATCAAAAAAGATTAAAGAGCAAGTTGGTGGAAAAATTTCAGCTGAAGAATTAAAGTTTATTAAAGAAAGAAAAGAAACAAAGCAAGAATTGTTAATTGAATAA
- a CDS encoding preprotein translocase subunit TatC — protein MSERSEPLEEKKMTFMEHTVELFQRLKVILISVFGLGFFVGFFPLDVTKFFAGFFGFWPSNVEYTPLVSLIFERLKRDLLPKEASLIAGSFLDTAYVYLMISILIGVVLSSPIIAYELYKFFNPALYPHERKLAAKIILSFIGLFFMGGFLAYKAILPITFKILMWFIKSAGALPLININDFIQMVLVLIIGVSLLYTSPIYIILLVKKGIMNSEYLTKNRKFIYGAFIIIAAIVTPDPTIVSDVILLVPFVALYEATVFICKHIEKKNLK, from the coding sequence ATGAGTGAAAGGAGTGAACCTTTAGAAGAGAAAAAAATGACTTTTATGGAGCATACTGTAGAGCTCTTTCAAAGGCTTAAAGTAATTCTTATTTCTGTTTTTGGATTAGGGTTTTTCGTTGGTTTTTTTCCTTTAGACGTCACAAAGTTTTTTGCAGGTTTTTTTGGTTTTTGGCCTTCTAACGTTGAGTATACACCTTTAGTTTCATTAATTTTCGAGAGATTAAAAAGAGATCTTCTTCCTAAAGAAGCTTCATTAATAGCTGGAAGCTTCTTGGATACTGCTTATGTTTACCTTATGATTTCAATTTTGATTGGAGTTGTTTTAAGCTCCCCTATAATTGCTTATGAACTTTATAAATTTTTTAATCCAGCTTTATATCCGCATGAACGTAAACTAGCGGCTAAAATAATTTTATCTTTTATTGGATTATTTTTTATGGGGGGTTTCTTAGCTTATAAAGCTATTTTACCTATAACCTTTAAAATTTTAATGTGGTTTATTAAAAGTGCGGGGGCTCTTCCATTAATTAATATTAATGATTTTATTCAAATGGTTTTAGTGTTAATTATTGGTGTTAGTTTGCTTTATACTTCACCAATCTATATTATTCTTCTAGTTAAGAAAGGTATTATGAATAGTGAGTATTTAACTAAAAATAGAAAGTTTATTTATGGGGCATTCATAATTATAGCTGCTATAGTAACTCCTGATCCAACAATAGTTAGTGATGTAATTCTTCTTGTACCTTTTGTTGCACTTTATGAAGCAACCGTTTTTATATGTAAGCATATAGAGAAGAAAAACCTTAAATAA
- a CDS encoding ABC transporter permease subunit encodes MVDGCTRLSAMIRITLPLILPGIIATALFNFLSAWDEFMFAITIIHANELRTLSAGMFAIFIGEKQIR; translated from the coding sequence ATGGTAGATGGTTGCACAAGGCTTTCTGCAATGATAAGAATTACGCTTCCATTAATACTTCCAGGTATTATAGCTACAGCCTTATTTAATTTTCTATCTGCTTGGGATGAATTTATGTTTGCTATTACCATAATTCACGCTAATGAATTAAGAACTTTATCAGCAGGAATGTTTGCGATATTCATTGGAGAAAAACAAATTCGATGA
- a CDS encoding DUF47 family protein — translation MKEEKFYNLFDKHNDSVFEALNALCTSIKDICKGNMEKAILNAQKVIELESKDDALVNELREELIKGALLKYSTEDYFMLVEAVERILDRSEIVARHIVLLENFPPPQEIVNLGLKMSETLFEASKIFNEALKIFSENFSKAMEKTKKVRELRDSIINDEFNLIKILINLNAECKTMMLYKDVFSLLARTSETIMNAANTLQTIIAKYSI, via the coding sequence TTGAAGGAAGAAAAATTTTACAATCTTTTCGATAAACATAATGATAGTGTTTTTGAAGCTTTAAATGCTTTATGCACTTCTATAAAAGATATCTGTAAAGGAAATATGGAAAAAGCTATATTAAATGCACAAAAAGTTATAGAACTTGAAAGTAAAGATGATGCCTTAGTGAATGAATTACGAGAAGAATTAATTAAAGGTGCTTTATTAAAATATTCTACTGAAGATTATTTCATGTTAGTAGAGGCTGTTGAAAGAATTTTAGATAGAAGTGAAATTGTAGCTAGACATATTGTTTTGCTTGAGAATTTTCCTCCACCACAAGAAATAGTGAATTTAGGCTTAAAAATGAGTGAAACATTATTTGAAGCTTCAAAAATATTTAATGAAGCTTTAAAAATTTTTTCAGAAAATTTCAGTAAAGCTATGGAGAAAACTAAGAAAGTGAGAGAATTAAGAGATAGCATAATAAATGATGAATTTAACCTAATTAAAATATTAATAAACTTAAATGCTGAATGTAAAACAATGATGCTTTATAAAGACGTGTTTTCTCTTTTAGCTAGAACTTCAGAAACAATAATGAACGCTGCTAACACTTTACAAACAATAATAGCTAAATATAGCATTTAA
- a CDS encoding asparagine synthetase B: protein MNKMGGVSIITSTEKEDASKIFEMMKSLKHRGDFFGLGSQDKVFISNNIKELKSLNLKSESIIGYNFFNGSTVSQPIKINNQVYIFDGEIFTKEKIINAENFPKIEFEKDLINFLKKSDGAYVLAIFLNDKLFVARDPLGLKPLYYWGENDFYIFSSEKKALWRIGIKEPKSFPPGVVAEFKNGKSIFKKFKEFPHFKIEPKSFNKTIETLANLILNSIKKRSLDLKEAAVAFSGGIDSSLIAYTLNKIGVKVKLFTVGIKNKFNYTFVEKAAEELNLPLEKQLFTINELKKAIKKVLWIIEEPNLMKLEIAIPVFWVSKLASQEGFKKIFFGQGADELFGGYKKFVDILIGKGKEACFKTLFQSVVKAYEVNYERDEKIAAYNRIELRLPYTDWNLVNYAIKLPVEVKIKNEKERKIILREAAKILGLPENLIKTEKKAIQYETGVHKCLIKNLKFDLNYLGQLFNEILKHYFI, encoded by the coding sequence TTGAATAAAATGGGTGGAGTTTCAATAATAACTTCAACTGAAAAAGAAGATGCATCAAAAATTTTTGAAATGATGAAGAGTTTAAAGCATAGGGGAGACTTTTTTGGATTAGGGTCACAAGATAAAGTTTTTATTTCAAATAATATTAAGGAATTAAAATCGTTAAATTTAAAATCTGAATCAATAATTGGGTATAATTTTTTTAATGGATCAACTGTTTCGCAACCAATAAAAATAAACAATCAAGTTTATATTTTTGATGGAGAAATTTTTACTAAAGAAAAAATTATAAATGCTGAAAATTTTCCTAAAATAGAATTTGAAAAAGATTTAATAAATTTTTTAAAGAAAAGTGATGGTGCATATGTTTTAGCAATTTTTTTAAACGATAAACTATTTGTAGCTAGAGATCCTTTAGGTTTAAAACCTTTATATTATTGGGGAGAAAACGATTTTTATATTTTCTCTTCAGAAAAAAAAGCTTTATGGCGAATAGGTATAAAAGAACCAAAATCTTTTCCACCTGGAGTTGTAGCTGAATTTAAAAATGGTAAAAGCATTTTTAAAAAATTTAAGGAATTTCCCCATTTTAAAATAGAGCCTAAATCGTTTAATAAAACAATTGAGACATTAGCAAACTTGATTTTAAATTCAATTAAAAAAAGAAGCTTAGATTTAAAAGAGGCGGCTGTAGCTTTTTCAGGTGGAATAGATAGCAGCTTAATAGCTTACACTTTAAATAAGATAGGTGTTAAAGTTAAGTTGTTTACTGTTGGAATTAAAAACAAATTTAATTATACATTTGTTGAAAAAGCAGCTGAAGAATTAAATTTACCTTTAGAAAAACAATTATTTACTATAAATGAATTAAAAAAAGCTATAAAAAAAGTTCTTTGGATTATAGAAGAACCTAATTTAATGAAGCTTGAAATCGCTATTCCAGTTTTTTGGGTTTCAAAATTAGCTTCTCAAGAAGGTTTTAAAAAAATTTTTTTCGGTCAAGGAGCTGATGAATTATTTGGAGGCTATAAAAAATTCGTAGATATATTAATAGGGAAGGGGAAAGAAGCTTGTTTTAAAACTTTGTTTCAAAGCGTTGTTAAAGCTTATGAAGTGAATTATGAAAGAGACGAAAAAATTGCAGCTTACAACAGGATTGAGTTGAGACTTCCATATACAGATTGGAATTTAGTAAACTATGCGATTAAGCTTCCTGTTGAAGTAAAAATAAAAAATGAAAAAGAAAGAAAAATAATTTTAAGAGAAGCTGCAAAAATTTTAGGTCTACCAGAAAACTTAATTAAAACTGAGAAAAAAGCAATTCAATATGAAACAGGAGTGCATAAATGTTTAATTAAAAATTTAAAATTTGATTTAAACTATTTAGGACAATTATTCAATGAAATATTAAAACATTATTTTATTTAA
- a CDS encoding sulfide/dihydroorotate dehydrogenase-like FAD/NAD-binding protein, with amino-acid sequence MHKILKKVQLCPIVYLMEVEAPLIAKKNKPGQFVVLRIHEKGERIPLTIVNSDEKHGSITLIFQVVGKTTKLLSKLNEGEYILNIAGPLGKPTEIEHYGTVVLIGGGVGAAEIYPEAKAFKAAGNYVIGIVGARTANLLILENELKQVCDEFYIATDDGSKGYHGFVSDVLKQLIDKGVKIDLVYAVGPTIMMKVISNLTKPYGIKTLVSLNPIMLDATGMCGVCRVKVGGEIKFACVDGPEFDGHLVDFDLLMARQRTYLEEEKKILEIYEKMEKS; translated from the coding sequence ATGCATAAAATACTTAAAAAAGTGCAGTTATGTCCTATAGTTTACTTAATGGAGGTTGAAGCTCCTTTAATTGCTAAAAAAAATAAACCTGGCCAATTTGTTGTCCTTAGGATTCATGAAAAAGGTGAAAGAATTCCTTTAACTATTGTTAATTCTGATGAAAAACATGGAAGCATAACATTGATTTTTCAAGTTGTAGGGAAAACAACAAAACTTCTAAGTAAACTTAATGAAGGTGAATATATACTGAATATTGCTGGACCTTTAGGAAAACCAACTGAAATTGAGCATTATGGAACAGTTGTTTTAATTGGAGGCGGTGTAGGCGCTGCTGAAATATATCCTGAAGCTAAAGCTTTTAAAGCTGCTGGAAATTATGTGATAGGGATAGTTGGCGCTAGAACTGCAAATCTTCTTATTTTAGAGAATGAATTAAAACAGGTATGCGATGAATTTTATATAGCTACAGATGATGGTTCTAAAGGCTATCATGGTTTTGTAAGTGATGTTTTAAAACAATTAATTGATAAAGGCGTTAAAATAGATTTAGTTTATGCTGTCGGTCCAACAATAATGATGAAAGTAATTTCTAATTTAACTAAGCCTTATGGAATTAAAACCTTAGTAAGCCTTAACCCAATAATGCTTGATGCAACAGGAATGTGTGGTGTTTGTAGAGTTAAAGTTGGTGGGGAAATTAAATTTGCATGTGTTGATGGACCAGAATTTGATGGCCATTTAGTTGATTTTGATTTATTAATGGCTAGACAAAGAACTTATTTAGAGGAAGAAAAAAAGATTTTAGAAATTTACGAGAAAATGGAAAAAAGTTAA
- a CDS encoding DNA replication complex GINS family protein, producing the protein MSKKLVETLENIELEFLNSPIKIIILKDLESTVLANGKIESLKVGQEVEVSYWIAETLVNLNLAKFKDEEMNLANLSKIHWKETLPASRQLPKLNKNFYCNLKRFIYKLSIEAQKEPSKLKEYEKAVNIAKDIINCRVRKIASLASSPSVPESILTNLTIEEMKLYEELRNIIYEWRKTVLSEEA; encoded by the coding sequence TTGAGCAAAAAACTTGTTGAAACTTTAGAAAATATAGAGTTGGAGTTTTTAAATTCACCAATTAAAATCATTATTTTAAAGGATTTAGAAAGTACTGTTTTAGCTAATGGAAAAATTGAATCTTTAAAAGTTGGACAGGAAGTTGAAGTGAGTTATTGGATTGCTGAAACTTTAGTAAATTTAAATTTAGCTAAGTTTAAGGATGAAGAAATGAATTTAGCGAATTTATCTAAAATTCATTGGAAAGAAACGTTACCAGCTTCTAGACAGCTTCCAAAATTAAATAAGAATTTTTATTGTAACTTGAAACGTTTTATTTATAAGCTTTCTATAGAAGCTCAAAAAGAACCTAGCAAGCTTAAAGAGTATGAAAAAGCAGTGAATATTGCTAAGGATATTATTAACTGTAGAGTTAGGAAAATTGCTTCTTTAGCTTCATCGCCTTCAGTTCCAGAAAGCATCCTAACTAACTTAACAATTGAAGAAATGAAGTTATATGAGGAATTACGTAATATAATTTATGAATGGAGGAAAACAGTTTTAAGTGAAGAAGCTTGA
- a CDS encoding twin-arginine translocase TatA/TatE family subunit: protein MSFIGPWEIALILLIVLILFGPKKLPELAKSVGQAIREYKRASEGVLEELTPGSTAKPLTQQEKTAQGVVEEKERKALIEAAKKLGIKTEGKTIEQISEEIMKKTEETK, encoded by the coding sequence ATGAGTTTTATCGGACCTTGGGAAATAGCTTTAATTCTGCTAATAGTTTTAATTTTATTTGGCCCTAAAAAACTCCCGGAACTTGCTAAATCTGTTGGGCAAGCTATAAGAGAGTATAAACGAGCTTCAGAAGGCGTGTTAGAAGAGCTTACACCAGGTTCAACAGCTAAACCTTTAACACAACAAGAAAAAACCGCTCAAGGTGTTGTTGAGGAAAAAGAGAGGAAAGCCCTTATAGAAGCAGCTAAAAAGCTTGGAATAAAAACTGAGGGAAAAACCATAGAGCAAATTTCTGAAGAAATAATGAAGAAAACTGAAGAAACCAAGTGA
- the gltA gene encoding NADPH-dependent glutamate synthase, translating to MPKQPPEVRIHNFNEVALGFTPEQAINEAKRCLQCPEPKCIGGCPVEINIPLFIKQIAEGDFEAAIKTIRETNNLPAITGRVCPQEVQCEGVCVLAKRNAPIAIGALERFVADYELSKGGPKVIEVAKKTGKKVAIVGSGPAGLTVAGDLAKLGHEVTIFEALHAPGGVLAYGIPEFRLPKSILNAEVNYVKKLGVEIMLDVVIGRTLTIEELFEMGFNAIFIGTGAGSPKFLNIPGEELNGVYSANEFLTRCNLMKAYKFGEYDTPIKIGENVTVVGAGNTAMDSARTALRLGAASVTIVYRRTEAEMPARAEEIENAKEEGVKFQLLTNPIKLIGENGWVKRMECIKMQLGEADESGRRRPVPIPNSNFYFDTDQVIIAIGRYPNPIIAQTTKGLKVTKDGLIITDEHCRTSRKGIWAGGDIVTGEATVISAMGAGKKAAKDIHEYLMKI from the coding sequence ATGCCTAAGCAACCTCCAGAAGTCAGAATTCACAATTTTAATGAAGTTGCATTAGGTTTTACTCCTGAACAAGCAATTAATGAAGCTAAAAGATGCCTTCAATGTCCTGAACCTAAATGTATAGGGGGATGCCCAGTAGAAATAAATATTCCATTATTTATTAAGCAAATAGCTGAAGGAGATTTTGAAGCTGCTATAAAAACCATTAGAGAAACGAATAATCTCCCAGCTATAACTGGAAGAGTTTGTCCACAGGAAGTTCAATGTGAAGGCGTATGCGTTTTAGCTAAAAGAAATGCTCCTATAGCTATAGGAGCATTAGAAAGATTTGTAGCTGATTATGAATTAAGCAAAGGTGGACCAAAAGTTATTGAAGTTGCAAAGAAAACAGGGAAAAAAGTTGCTATTGTAGGTTCAGGTCCAGCAGGATTAACTGTTGCAGGAGATTTAGCTAAGTTAGGGCATGAAGTAACAATATTTGAGGCTTTACATGCACCTGGAGGAGTTTTAGCTTATGGCATTCCAGAATTTAGATTGCCTAAATCAATTTTAAACGCTGAAGTAAACTATGTTAAAAAACTTGGTGTAGAGATAATGCTTGATGTTGTTATTGGTAGAACATTAACAATTGAAGAACTTTTCGAAATGGGTTTTAACGCTATATTTATTGGAACAGGTGCAGGCTCACCTAAATTTCTTAATATTCCAGGGGAAGAATTAAATGGTGTATATTCAGCTAATGAATTTTTAACTAGATGCAACTTAATGAAAGCATATAAATTTGGAGAATACGACACACCTATTAAAATTGGAGAAAATGTAACTGTTGTTGGAGCTGGCAATACAGCTATGGACTCAGCTAGAACAGCTTTAAGACTTGGTGCAGCAAGCGTAACAATTGTTTATAGACGTACAGAAGCTGAAATGCCAGCTAGAGCTGAAGAAATAGAAAACGCTAAAGAAGAAGGTGTAAAATTTCAATTATTAACAAACCCCATTAAATTAATTGGAGAAAACGGTTGGGTTAAAAGAATGGAATGTATAAAAATGCAATTAGGTGAAGCTGATGAATCAGGAAGAAGAAGACCTGTACCAATTCCAAATTCAAACTTTTACTTTGATACGGATCAAGTAATAATCGCGATTGGAAGATACCCAAACCCAATAATAGCTCAAACAACAAAAGGCCTAAAAGTAACAAAAGATGGCTTAATAATAACAGATGAGCATTGCAGAACAAGTAGAAAAGGAATATGGGCTGGAGGAGATATAGTAACTGGAGAAGCAACAGTAATAAGCGCTATGGGAGCTGGAAAAAAAGCAGCAAAAGATATCCATGAATATTTAATGAAGATATAA